In a single window of the Trichoderma breve strain T069 chromosome 6, whole genome shotgun sequence genome:
- a CDS encoding RNA recognition motif domain-containing protein, with protein sequence MAVNRHWEQDKEATVYIGNIDERATSAMVYEIMLQMGPIHNIHMPRDRVTQTHQGFGFVEFRTPADAEYAANVMNGIKLYGKSLRVNKASADKQKAAEVGAELFIGNLDPMVDEKILYDTFSRFGPLLSIPKVAREDSGASKGFGFVSYGDFESSDAAISNLHGQYILSKEVSVQYAFKKDGKGERHGDQAERALAAQAKSRNILPEAQPLPQAFLMNSAAAAPAPANAAPPSAPAGFDSGAMGGMPAGVPPPMMGTPTHANIPSGFAPPPRGPSPYGGGPGHAPNGFPGAGRGSAPLPPAPSGLPARPPQIQGGYTNPADFHPSHFRPPSGGPPGVPPPGASGTPPVPPGFMPPPGFQPPPGFGRR encoded by the exons ATGGCAGTCAACAGGCATTG GGAGCAAGACAAGGAGGCCACGGTCTACATTGGCAACATCGACGAGCGCGCGACCTCGGCCATGGTCTACGAAATCATGCTCCAGATGGGCCCCATCCACAACATCCACATGCCTCGAGATCGCGTCACCCAAACCCACCAGggcttcggcttcgtcgAGTTTCGCACCCCTGCCGACGCCGAGTACGCCGCCAACGTCATGAACGGCATCAAGCTCTACGGCAAATCGCTTCGCGTCAACAAGGCCAGCGCTGATAAGCAAAAGGCAGCCGAGGTTGGCGCCGAGCTGTTCATCGGAAACCTCGATCCCATGGTCGACGAGAAGATCCTCTACGACACTTTTAGTCGCTTCGGCCCGCTGCTGAGCATTCCCAAGGTTGCTAGGGAAGATAGCGGCGCGAGCAAGGGCTTTGGCTTCGTCAGCTACGGCGACTTCGAGAGCAGTGATGCTGCCATTTCCAACCTGCATGGTCAGTACATCCTCAGCAAGGAGGTGTCTGTGCAATACGCCTTCAAGAAGGAcggcaagggagagagacacGGTGATCAGGCTGAGCGAGCCCTGGCCGCGCAGGCCAAGTCAAGAAATATCCTTCCCGAGGCccaacctcttcctcagGCCTTCCTCATGAACTCGGCGgccgctgctcctgctcccgCCAACGCAGCACCCCCATCCGCTCCCGCTGGCTTCGATTCCGGTGCAATGGGCGGCATGCCCGCTGGAGTACCGCCCCCGATGATGGGAACGCCCACACATGCGAATATTCCAAGCGGCTTTGCCCCTCCTCCACGCGGACCGTCTCCTTATGGCGGTGGTCCTGGCCACGCTCCAAATGGCTTCCCTGGTGCCGGGCGAGGCTCAGCTCCTCTCCCACCGGCGCCGTCAGGTCTGCCTGCGCGACCTCCTCAGATCCAGGGCGGATACACGAACCCTGCAGACTTCCATCCGTCCCACTTCCGCCCTCCCTCAGGGGGCCCTCCTGGCG TGCCTCCTCCAGGAGCTTCAGGGACGCCTCCAGTGCCTCCTGGGTTCATGCCACCTCCTGGATTCCAGCCTCCGCCAGGCTTTGGCCGCCGATGA